ATGGCCGGGAGAGAGCTGACGCTCAAGCGTCAATTCGACAACCGCCTGTCCGCCATCGAACACGACGCACGGCAGATGCTCGAGCGTGCGCGGCTCGAATCCGAGGCGGCGCGCCGGAGGATCGAGGCCGAGCGGGACCGGCTGTACACCCGCCTCTCGAAGCTGGATCCCGAGGGGAGCCGGCGGGTCAACTCCGCGCGGCGCGCCCGCCTCCCCCGGGCACGAACGGTCCGCAAGCGCAATGCGCGCCCCGCAGCGGAACGGGCACGGGCGCGGGCGCGGGCATCGAGCGAGGGCGACGACCTGACGCGGATCAAGGGGATCGGCCCCGCCTTCGAGGCGCGGCTGAACGAAATGGGCTACCGAACGTACCTCGATCTGGCCCGCTGGACCTCCGAAGACCTCGACACTCTCGGCAGGGGGCTCGGAGCACGGATCCGACTCAAGGAGTGGTCCGAACGCGCGGCCGAACTCCACCGCCGGGAGTACGACGCCTAGCGTTCCTACAGCGCAAGCACGACCCCTCGGGCCGGTTCTCCTCTGGCCCCCTCAATGGCCTCGACGTAGCAGGCGACCTGTGCCTCGTACTCGGTGCGCCGCCGGGCGGGCCGCCGATCCGTCTTGTAGTCGACGACGGTCCAGCACGGGCCGGAACCGGTGACCTCGCGGAAGGCGAGATCCGCGACCCCTTCGACAATGGCCGCGCCCTGCTCGCCGTCCCCCTCCCCGTCCGGTGCCGCGGTGTGTGCGACGTGGAAGACCGGGACCTCGCGATGGACCGCGCCGGGCCGGGAGCCCAGGGCGGCCCGCGCCCGGTCGAGCACTTCGTGTTCCAGCGCGCGCGTCGCGAGAGCCGCCGCCGCGACAACTTCGGTCTCGTGACTTCCCAGCGTCCGACCCAGCGTCCCGGCCAGTCCTTCGACCGCAGCGGAGTCGGCGTCGAGGGGAACCTCGGCGAGGATGCGATGGACGAGATCGCCGAACCGCTCGCCTCCGGGGCGCCCTGCCCCGTCCGGTCCCTCGGTTTCCGGCCGGGGCACGTCGATCCACGCGATACGGGTGTCGGAGCGGGGCTCCTCGCCGGTTTCAGCGGCTTCGGCGGCGCGGCGCGCGATCGCTCCCGCCGTGGCAACCGACATCGTCCGGCGCCCGCCCGCCGCCAGTCTCGCCGCGCGAGCCGCCTGCCATTCCCGGTGCGCGCCGCGCCCCGCCTCGACGTCCAGGGAGGGTTGCTCCTCTCTCTCGACCTCGAGCAATCGGCGCTGGCGATCGCCCGCGCGTGGATCCACCTCGAGATCGAGCGCGGCGGGATCCCACCACACGATCTCCGTTCCCGCTTCAGCGGCATGCAGCCCCGGCGCGACCGAATCCGGCGGCGTGGGGCGCTGACCGCCCTTCCCATCCGGACGATCGAGAACCGACTCATCGCCGAAGGCCGGAGCTCCCAGGCTCTCGGCAGAGGACGGCCGTCGGCGTGCACCGTGGGGCGGGTACACCGCCGGATTCAGCGACTCGAGCCACCACTCACCATCTTCCCCGGAGACGCCCCCGCGGCCGTCGCGGCCGTCTCCGAGGGCCGGCACGACGAGCAGGTCGCGTGCCCGCGTGGCCGCCACGTACGCGAGCCGATCGGCTTCGGCCATCTCCCGGCGCCGCTCGACCTCGGCGTTATCCAGAATGTCACGGGGGGTCGCGCCACAGAGGCGCTGAGCCCAGAGACGCCGGGCGGCGTCCATGTGGCGCGATGGCGGCTCGTGCGCCGCGGCGCAGGTCATGTCCGCCAGGATGACGACCGGGAACTCGAGGCCCTTCGCCTTGTGTACCGTCATCATCCTCACGCCTTCGGTCCCCTCCTCCACGATCGGCGCCTCCTCGGACTGCCCACGTTCGGCTTCATCTTCGAGCCGGTCGAGAAACGCCCGGAAGGATGCGCTGCCCCCGCGCTCGAACGCGCGCGCCCGGTCGACGAGCCGGAGCACGTTGGCCAGCGCCTGTTCTCCCGTGGGCCAGATCGCGATACCCGCGTGGGCGCGCGCGGCCGAGAGCAGGCGTCGGACGGTCTCCGGAATCGGACGCCGGTTCCGATGCCGGTGGAGGTCGCCGAGGAGCCCGAGAACCGCCGCCACGTCCCGCAGTTCAGGCTTCAGAGCCGTTCCGTCCTCCGTGCGGCCGTTTCCGCCGCCCGGCTCCCACCCGGCGAGCGGATGCAGCGGACCCACATCGACGCCGAACTCGAACAGCGCGCGATCGCCGAGCGAGAAGAGCGGACCCCGGAGGGCGGCGTAGACCGCCAGTCGATCGTCGGGCCACTCGATGGCCGTGAGCGCGTTGCGGACGGCAAGCACCTCCTCCCGATCGTGGTATGAGCGGCCGCCGACCAGCACATGCGGAATGGCGCGGGCCTCGAGCGCACGCACGTAGGGGCGCGTCACGTCCTCCCCCCACTTCTGAAAGCGACGGAAGAGGAGGCAGATGTGGCGGGCCTGGACCGGGACCGGATCTTCCGGACGCTCCCGTTCCGTCACGACCCACCCCGACTCGTGGACCAGCCAGCGCACCATCTCCCCGACCGCGACGGGCAGAGATCCCTCGATATCGACTCCCCGGACCTTTCCGAAGCGTCCGTACGGTGCCGGAACCGGAAGGGCGATGATTGCAGGTTGGCTCCCGGTGTCCGCGCGGAAGGGCGCGAGCGGCACGTAGGCCGCCTGGCTGCCGTCCTCGCTCGCCTTCATGCGCGTCGCGAACGCCCCGTTTACGGCGGCCTGCAAGCGCGGCTGCGACCGGAAGCTCGTGGACAGGTGCAGCACCCGCGCATCCGCCTCCGCCAGGCGGCGTTTCGTCTTCTCGTACAGCATCACGTCGGCCCGACGAAAGCGGTAGATCGACTGCTTCGGATCGCCGACCACGAAGAGCTTGCCGCGGGCGGGCACGATGCGCCCCGGGCGCGTCTCGTCCGGGTCCTCGCCGCAGAGGAGAAGGAGGATCTCGACCTGCAGCGGGTCGGTGTCCTGGAACTCGTCGACGAAGAACCGCGTGAAGCGCTTTCGGTAGTGCCTCCGGATCTCCTCGTTGTCGCGGAGAAGGCCCCGCGCCCGGATCAGGAGGTCCACGAAGTCGAGGCATCCGTCGCGCCGCTTGGCCCGCTCGTATCGCTCCGTCACGGGCCAGAGTTCGTCCCGGAGGTGCGCCGCCAGGCCCGCATCCGCCGTCTGCAGGATCTCCTCGACTTCCGCCCGAACCGCGTCGCGGCGCGCGACGACGTCCGCCTTCGCGAGGCCGCCGCCGAAATCCCGCGAGCGGAAGCCGCGCCAGAACCAGCCGCGCCAGCGCGCGCGCACGAAGGGCCGCAGCCAGGCCTCCAGGTAGTCATGGTCGCGTCCGCGCGTCTTCTCCCTCAGTTCGATTTCGCGCACGCCGCGTTCGATGTGGCGCAGGTTCTGCGTGAGATAGTCTTCCGGACGAGAGGCCCGCGGGGCGAAGGCGGCAAGCTCCCGCAGGAGGTCGAGCGCGCGGTCGAGTTCGGCCTCCCGGTCCCACTCGGGTCTGGACCACGGCGCGTCGAAGTCGCGCTGGTCCACGAGACTGCCGGCCGCCGCCCGCAGGGCCGCGCGCGGACCGCCCGAATTCCGCGGATAGTGACGGCGCAACGCCCTCCTCACGCCGGGACCG
The DNA window shown above is from Candidatus Palauibacter polyketidifaciens and carries:
- a CDS encoding UvrD-helicase domain-containing protein: MTPPARLADQEARDAILNDLGDTLFVEAAAGTGKTTALTGRIVEVLKHGLGTLEDIVAVTFTEKAAGEMKLRLRAAIGEARVAEENREVRERLSRALGHLELAHIGTIHGFCADVLRERPIEAGVDPAFRVAAEDEAGRLLDRAFESWFEGALADPGPGVRRALRRHYPRNSGGPRAALRAAAGSLVDQRDFDAPWSRPEWDREAELDRALDLLRELAAFAPRASRPEDYLTQNLRHIERGVREIELREKTRGRDHDYLEAWLRPFVRARWRGWFWRGFRSRDFGGGLAKADVVARRDAVRAEVEEILQTADAGLAAHLRDELWPVTERYERAKRRDGCLDFVDLLIRARGLLRDNEEIRRHYRKRFTRFFVDEFQDTDPLQVEILLLLCGEDPDETRPGRIVPARGKLFVVGDPKQSIYRFRRADVMLYEKTKRRLAEADARVLHLSTSFRSQPRLQAAVNGAFATRMKASEDGSQAAYVPLAPFRADTGSQPAIIALPVPAPYGRFGKVRGVDIEGSLPVAVGEMVRWLVHESGWVVTERERPEDPVPVQARHICLLFRRFQKWGEDVTRPYVRALEARAIPHVLVGGRSYHDREEVLAVRNALTAIEWPDDRLAVYAALRGPLFSLGDRALFEFGVDVGPLHPLAGWEPGGGNGRTEDGTALKPELRDVAAVLGLLGDLHRHRNRRPIPETVRRLLSAARAHAGIAIWPTGEQALANVLRLVDRARAFERGGSASFRAFLDRLEDEAERGQSEEAPIVEEGTEGVRMMTVHKAKGLEFPVVILADMTCAAAHEPPSRHMDAARRLWAQRLCGATPRDILDNAEVERRREMAEADRLAYVAATRARDLLVVPALGDGRDGRGGVSGEDGEWWLESLNPAVYPPHGARRRPSSAESLGAPAFGDESVLDRPDGKGGQRPTPPDSVAPGLHAAEAGTEIVWWDPAALDLEVDPRAGDRQRRLLEVEREEQPSLDVEAGRGAHREWQAARAARLAAGGRRTMSVATAGAIARRAAEAAETGEEPRSDTRIAWIDVPRPETEGPDGAGRPGGERFGDLVHRILAEVPLDADSAAVEGLAGTLGRTLGSHETEVVAAAALATRALEHEVLDRARAALGSRPGAVHREVPVFHVAHTAAPDGEGDGEQGAAIVEGVADLAFREVTGSGPCWTVVDYKTDRRPARRRTEYEAQVACYVEAIEGARGEPARGVVLAL